In one window of Gossypium arboreum isolate Shixiya-1 chromosome 4, ASM2569848v2, whole genome shotgun sequence DNA:
- the LOC108460095 gene encoding LOW QUALITY PROTEIN: chlorophyll a-b binding protein CP29.2, chloroplastic (The sequence of the model RefSeq protein was modified relative to this genomic sequence to represent the inferred CDS: deleted 1 base in 1 codon; substituted 3 bases at 3 genomic stop codons), with protein MATTVVATSSFIGIRLFYVYSTSGRVVARFNFRGKKATKKVSKPNSDRPLWYPGVVAPDWFDGSLIGDYRFQTFGLGKPVEYFSYDLDSLDQNLAKNMENDITGTRTEVADVKPTPFQPYSRVFGLXRFRECELIHGCWVMLAIVGAFTIEWLTGVTWKDVGKVNYLPILVEGSSYLGXPLPFSMTTLIWIKVLVIGYIEFQRNAELDPEKKLYPDEKYFDPLGLASDPKKKATLQLVEIKHVHLAMVAFLGYAVXAATTCKCSLNNWATHLNDPFHTTFIDTFTS; from the exons ATGGCTACCACCGTCGTTGCTACTTCTTCTTTTATAGGCATCCGCCTTTTTTATGTCTACTCAACCTCTGGGAGGGTCGTGGCTAGGTtcaactttaggggtaaaaaagCCACCAAGAAAGTATCTAAACCAAACTCTGATCGCCCATTATGGTATCCTGGAGTTGTAGCACCTGACTGGTTCGACGGTAGCTTGATTGGTGATTACAGGTTCCAAACTTTTGGGTTGGGGAAGCCTGTTGAGTATTTTTCGTATGAT TTGGATTCTTTGGATCAAAATCTAGCAAAGAACATGGAAAATGACATCACTGGGACCCGGACTGAGGTCGCCGACGTAAAGCCAACTCCATTTCAGCCTTACAGCAGGGTCTTTGGCCTGTAGAGGTTCCGTGAGTGTGAGCTGATCCATGGATGTTGGGTCATGTTGGCTATTGTAGGTGCCTTTACTATTGAATGGCTCACTGGAGTCACTTGGAAAGATGTTGGAAAGGTTAATTACTTGCCTATT CTTGTTGAAGGATCATCTTACCTAGGCTAACCCCTTCCATTCTCGATGACAACATTGATTTGGATTAAAGTGTTGGTGATTGGGTACATTGAGTTCCAAAGGAATGCAGAGCTTGACCCTGAGAAGAAGCTGTACCCTGATGAGAAGTACTTCGACCCTCTTGGTTTGGCGTCTGACCCAAAAAAAAAAGCCACCCTTCAATTGGTTGAGATCAAGCATGTTCATCTTGCCATGGTTGCTTTCTTGGGTTATGCAGTCTAGGCTGCTACAACATGCAAATGTTCTCTCAATAACTGGGCTACACACTTGAATGACCCTTTTCACACCACCTTTATTGACACATTCACCTCTTAA